A stretch of Fibrobacter succinogenes DNA encodes these proteins:
- a CDS encoding glycosyltransferase family 2 protein — protein MYNYSVVIPHKNNPDLLRRCLESLPVRDDLQVIIVDDNSDGDIVDFKSFPGLNQPNTLVVFDKSGLGAGHARNVGMDLAEGKWLVFSDCDDFFEKNIFDAQMDAFKDDTCDLVFFKINYRDSETLQLADFEHKANSIFDLAKKENDNGYILYRRNAPWAKFICRELVVANHVCFDETRWSNDAWFSTRIALLASNVKYVNSRLYNYTYRENSLIKASSLEALICRLDVALKCEGELIGKSLSKYRAKHVEYWFYLLLKKSVWIGICNCFRVLKVIGFKSFVRGFLSNLKSDVLKSKS, from the coding sequence ATGTATAATTATTCAGTTGTAATCCCGCATAAGAATAATCCCGATTTGCTTAGGCGCTGTTTGGAATCTTTGCCTGTACGTGATGATTTACAGGTTATTATTGTTGATGATAACAGTGATGGTGACATTGTAGATTTTAAATCGTTTCCGGGATTGAATCAGCCAAATACATTGGTTGTTTTTGACAAGTCTGGGCTGGGTGCAGGACATGCTCGAAATGTGGGAATGGATTTGGCTGAAGGAAAATGGCTTGTTTTTTCAGATTGTGATGATTTTTTTGAAAAAAATATATTTGATGCCCAAATGGATGCGTTCAAGGATGATACTTGCGACCTTGTTTTTTTTAAGATAAATTACAGGGATTCGGAAACGTTGCAGTTGGCTGATTTTGAGCATAAGGCGAATTCTATTTTTGATTTGGCTAAAAAAGAAAACGATAACGGATATATTTTGTATAGACGGAATGCACCTTGGGCGAAGTTTATTTGCCGGGAACTTGTTGTGGCCAATCATGTATGCTTTGATGAAACTCGTTGGAGTAATGATGCCTGGTTTAGTACGCGGATCGCTTTGCTTGCTTCAAATGTTAAATATGTAAACTCTCGTCTTTATAATTATACATACAGAGAAAATTCCCTGATTAAGGCGTCTTCTTTGGAGGCTTTAATTTGCCGGCTTGATGTTGCGTTAAAATGCGAAGGCGAGTTGATTGGAAAAAGCTTGTCAAAATACAGGGCGAAACATGTGGAGTATTGGTTCTACTTGCTATTGAAAAAGTCCGTATGGATTGGAATTTGCAATTGTTTTCGTGTCTTGAAAGTTATAGGGTTTAAGAGCTTTGTTAGGGGATTTCTTTCGAACCTGAAAAGTGATGTGCTGAAAAGTAAATCCTAA
- a CDS encoding EpsG family protein, with protein sequence MSAYIITFTISTLLFYAASTLGDAKQRWFVLFLAILPVAVVAGVRDDCIGTDVMVYGKDCFLDVYQSRWYSEIDLYWMIRMEPGYLLLNYLVSRFTDSYNVFFGILMALQMFFVMKTLLVFKNRMPVWIALVVYYLSYYNISLNQMRQSLACAIVLYACTFAYKRKLLPFLMTVAFACAFHVSAFVAFAIYPLFILFRNTRSYKLMWSMVAMGIIASLLVQKSIDVVLAALGLNAVFAHYFKDSTHGFFVTKFLISLPIPMLFFIYRKKFFRKETVYLAFSLVVMVVSTQARELIGNDAERIMTYFLITQIFALPFICAHLSKVKQRVVGIFGIAYYFAYWYYMFIYNGFQETYPYSSYILKQWL encoded by the coding sequence TTGTCTGCCTATATTATCACATTTACTATTTCAACGCTGCTTTTTTATGCGGCTTCCACGCTAGGCGATGCTAAGCAACGTTGGTTTGTTTTGTTTCTTGCTATTTTGCCGGTGGCCGTTGTTGCTGGTGTTCGTGATGACTGTATCGGAACAGATGTGATGGTGTATGGCAAGGACTGTTTTTTGGATGTCTATCAAAGCAGGTGGTATTCGGAAATAGATCTTTATTGGATGATTCGAATGGAACCGGGCTATTTGCTGTTGAATTATTTGGTAAGCCGGTTTACGGATAGCTATAATGTGTTCTTTGGCATCCTTATGGCATTGCAGATGTTCTTTGTGATGAAAACTCTGCTTGTTTTCAAGAATCGGATGCCCGTATGGATTGCTTTAGTCGTGTATTACTTATCGTACTATAATATCTCTTTGAATCAGATGAGACAGAGTCTTGCTTGTGCAATTGTTCTATACGCTTGCACTTTTGCTTATAAACGCAAGTTGTTGCCTTTTTTAATGACGGTCGCTTTTGCTTGCGCGTTTCATGTTTCTGCATTTGTTGCTTTTGCGATTTATCCGTTGTTCATTCTATTTCGGAATACCCGGTCTTATAAATTAATGTGGTCCATGGTGGCGATGGGTATTATTGCGTCGTTGTTAGTCCAAAAATCTATTGATGTTGTTCTTGCGGCTCTTGGATTAAATGCGGTTTTTGCTCATTATTTTAAAGATAGCACTCATGGTTTTTTTGTAACGAAGTTTTTGATATCGCTGCCAATCCCTATGTTGTTTTTTATTTATAGAAAAAAGTTCTTTAGGAAAGAAACGGTCTATTTGGCTTTTTCTTTAGTCGTGATGGTTGTTTCGACTCAGGCGCGAGAGCTAATCGGAAATGATGCTGAACGAATCATGACCTATTTCTTGATAACGCAAATTTTTGCATTGCCTTTTATTTGTGCTCATTTAAGTAAGGTAAAGCAGCGAGTTGTTGGGATATTTGGAATTGCATATTATTTTGCATATTGGTATTATATGTTCATATATAATGGATTCCAGGAAACATATCCTTATTCGTCGTATATATTAAAACAGTGGTTGTAA
- a CDS encoding endonuclease/exonuclease/phosphatase family protein codes for MKKKLIFFLLFCSSIMSFSFAETVNIATWNIRINIKNDSIAGNIWGNRSRAIVDMVLFYDFDFMGVQEDYEKELNELNEKLPDYKRVGFPNHENGFLGSFNTIFYKKGRFAIVDSGMFYLSPEEDKPTLGWNAKYIRSCSWARFKEIGKKKYYLVFNTHTDYAGGESERESTKLLIKKINLLSKKSDIVLLMGDLNFNQRGEGYRILNNSEVIKDAYDLTLLKMANNGTFNKFDPNHVSNDRVDHIFVSPQVSVRKYGILTESYWYENSQRLPSDHYPVFIQIDNDVKKSYKSKRK; via the coding sequence ATGAAAAAGAAACTTATTTTTTTTCTTTTGTTTTGTAGCTCAATCATGAGCTTCTCCTTTGCAGAGACTGTTAATATCGCTACATGGAACATCCGTATCAATATAAAGAATGATTCTATTGCGGGAAATATTTGGGGTAATCGTAGCCGTGCGATTGTGGATATGGTCTTGTTCTATGATTTTGATTTTATGGGAGTCCAAGAAGACTATGAAAAAGAGTTGAATGAATTGAATGAAAAACTTCCTGATTATAAGAGAGTTGGTTTTCCCAATCATGAAAATGGATTTTTGGGCTCTTTCAATACCATTTTCTACAAGAAGGGACGTTTTGCCATTGTTGATAGTGGAATGTTCTATTTGTCTCCTGAAGAAGACAAACCGACTCTCGGATGGAATGCTAAATATATCCGTTCCTGCTCCTGGGCTAGGTTTAAGGAAATAGGGAAAAAGAAATACTATTTAGTTTTCAATACCCACACGGACTATGCTGGTGGTGAATCTGAACGTGAATCCACTAAGTTGTTGATAAAGAAAATCAATCTGCTATCAAAAAAATCAGATATTGTTCTATTGATGGGCGATCTTAATTTTAACCAACGTGGAGAGGGCTATAGAATATTGAATAACTCGGAAGTGATAAAGGATGCATATGATTTGACTTTGCTAAAAATGGCAAATAATGGAACATTTAATAAATTTGATCCAAACCACGTATCGAATGACCGAGTTGACCATATTTTTGTATCTCCTCAAGTTAGTGTGAGGAAATATGGAATATTGACTGAATCCTATTGGTATGAAAATAGCCAACGATTACCATCGGATCATTATCCGGTTTTTATCCAAATTGACAATGATGTCAAAAAAAGCTATAAATCAAAGCGGAAGTAG
- a CDS encoding Stealth CR1 domain-containing protein, producing MNEKIDFVLLWVDGNDPRWLEEKTKWDPNAQKGEVNRYRDWDNLKYWFRSIEKCTPWVRKIHFVTWGHLPPFLNTKHPKLNIVKHSDFLPNEVLPVFSCNPLELNMHRIDGLSDKFVFFNDDTFILQCLRPDFFFKKGIPCDRAVFNALIPSDENSFSFRANDMTLVNRHFSKGRCLRNHFFKYFSLKYGFDLYRNVALLPWGQFTGFYDDHLPVAYDKKILEEVWSKENQSLLLTTKNRFRTKEDLTHWLFRYWQFASGKFIPCKKRGKFVEINDNTIGQIEKLIVGRNAPMVCLNDSDSDIDFESLKKRIIDAFECILPHKSTFEV from the coding sequence ATGAATGAAAAAATAGATTTTGTCCTGTTATGGGTTGATGGAAATGACCCTAGATGGCTTGAAGAAAAAACTAAATGGGATCCGAATGCACAAAAGGGGGAGGTCAACCGTTATCGAGATTGGGATAATTTAAAGTATTGGTTCCGTTCTATTGAAAAATGTACTCCTTGGGTTAGAAAGATTCATTTTGTTACTTGGGGACATTTACCACCTTTTTTAAATACGAAACATCCTAAATTAAATATTGTTAAGCATTCTGATTTTTTGCCTAATGAGGTTCTTCCTGTTTTTAGCTGTAACCCTTTAGAGCTGAATATGCACCGCATTGACGGGTTGTCTGATAAATTTGTTTTTTTTAATGATGATACGTTTATCTTGCAGTGTTTGCGCCCTGATTTTTTCTTTAAAAAGGGGATTCCTTGCGATCGGGCTGTTTTTAATGCATTAATACCTAGTGATGAGAATTCATTCTCTTTTCGAGCAAATGATATGACTCTTGTAAATAGGCATTTTAGTAAGGGAAGATGCCTTAGAAATCATTTTTTTAAATACTTTTCTTTGAAATATGGTTTTGATCTTTATAGAAATGTAGCTCTTTTGCCTTGGGGGCAGTTTACCGGATTTTATGATGATCACTTGCCGGTCGCTTACGATAAAAAAATATTGGAAGAGGTCTGGTCGAAAGAAAATCAATCATTGCTTCTGACTACTAAGAACAGGTTCCGAACAAAAGAAGATCTTACTCATTGGCTGTTCCGCTATTGGCAATTTGCTTCGGGAAAATTTATTCCCTGCAAAAAACGGGGAAAATTTGTGGAAATTAACGATAATACCATAGGGCAAATTGAAAAGCTGATTGTAGGTAGGAACGCGCCTATGGTTTGTCTAAATGATAGTGATTCAGATATAGATTTTGAATCTTTAAAAAAGCGTATTATAGATGCTTTTGAATGCATATTACCGCATAAATCAACTTTTGAAGTATAG
- a CDS encoding glycosyltransferase, whose product MINRTQEEITAHWPTNETPLVSIRCTTFNQEEFIAQCLEGFLIQQTDFPFEICVHDDASSDHTADIIREYEFKYPKIIKPLYETENQWSKNDGSFTRIVTSMLTGKYIAMCEGDDYWTDPKKLQRQVEFLEKHSEYSLSAENGYTLFTKNGVVKPFSNDPECELSFDELLIKRRFPTASVLYPRKYLIEYQKLDVPAFDSSLWAFLSTKGKVHFDPVISSVYRRGPGITENNKIRWAYSSEELNNEVEKYYKPNATVRKARKRTLFFDFKAGWKAAKEQGKKKDARKLLFKMIFKTPSFFMKDFIKCKGSYYKKKLATKFWNIYYTVAPARNLNKVNDRKVPIIISLTSYPARFKTLHLVIKSLLNQDMQPNKVVLYLDKTVTLNELPTNVLKLQKKGLVIRNICEDIKPHKKYFYAMQEYPDAAIITVDDDVIYTKDTVSSLYKSYLKNPNSVSARRVHQISRGLNGESMPYNTWDEEVKTLKTGDKNAFSVGVGGVLYPPKIFDFSKPYLQSATIIQQCLKADDIWLAFIERANNISVCYVPNKHPHPYEILDSTLKKTALRNQNVFESQNDLYIKNCRNYFRFDL is encoded by the coding sequence ATGATCAATCGCACGCAAGAAGAGATTACAGCCCATTGGCCAACAAACGAGACACCGCTTGTAAGCATCCGCTGCACAACATTCAACCAAGAAGAGTTCATTGCTCAGTGCCTAGAGGGTTTCTTAATTCAGCAAACCGACTTTCCTTTTGAAATTTGCGTGCATGACGACGCAAGCTCTGACCACACAGCCGACATAATTCGAGAGTACGAATTCAAATACCCTAAAATCATTAAACCGCTATACGAAACTGAAAATCAGTGGTCAAAAAATGACGGTTCTTTCACACGAATCGTCACATCCATGTTGACTGGCAAATACATCGCCATGTGCGAAGGCGATGACTATTGGACAGATCCGAAAAAACTACAAAGACAAGTGGAATTCTTGGAGAAGCATTCCGAATATTCTCTCTCGGCAGAAAACGGTTATACCCTATTTACAAAAAACGGCGTTGTCAAGCCATTTTCTAACGATCCCGAATGCGAGCTATCCTTTGATGAGCTTTTGATAAAGCGGAGATTTCCCACTGCATCTGTCCTATACCCACGAAAATATCTTATTGAGTATCAGAAACTGGACGTACCCGCATTTGATTCAAGCCTATGGGCATTCCTTTCGACAAAGGGAAAAGTCCACTTTGATCCGGTAATTTCGTCTGTGTATCGCCGTGGTCCCGGCATTACAGAGAACAATAAAATCCGTTGGGCCTATTCCAGTGAAGAACTGAATAACGAAGTAGAAAAGTATTACAAGCCTAATGCAACCGTTAGAAAAGCTCGTAAGCGCACTCTTTTCTTTGATTTCAAGGCAGGTTGGAAAGCAGCCAAAGAACAAGGCAAGAAAAAAGATGCCCGGAAACTACTTTTCAAAATGATTTTCAAGACACCCTCGTTTTTCATGAAAGACTTCATAAAATGCAAGGGCTCATATTACAAGAAAAAGCTTGCCACAAAATTTTGGAACATTTATTACACGGTAGCCCCAGCAAGAAATCTAAACAAAGTCAATGACCGAAAAGTGCCTATCATAATTTCACTAACAAGTTATCCGGCACGATTCAAAACATTGCATCTAGTCATAAAAAGTTTGCTGAACCAAGACATGCAGCCCAATAAGGTTGTATTGTACTTAGACAAAACAGTAACTTTAAATGAATTACCGACAAACGTTTTAAAATTACAAAAGAAGGGACTTGTCATTCGTAATATTTGTGAAGACATCAAGCCACACAAAAAGTACTTCTATGCAATGCAAGAATACCCTGACGCGGCCATTATTACCGTAGATGATGACGTCATTTACACAAAGGACACCGTATCCTCTCTCTACAAGTCATACCTAAAAAATCCAAACTCTGTTTCCGCAAGACGCGTCCATCAAATTTCGCGCGGGCTAAACGGTGAAAGCATGCCTTATAACACTTGGGACGAGGAAGTAAAAACATTAAAAACGGGTGATAAAAACGCATTTTCTGTTGGTGTAGGCGGTGTATTATACCCCCCAAAAATATTCGATTTCAGTAAGCCTTACCTACAATCAGCAACAATCATTCAGCAATGCCTAAAAGCCGATGACATTTGGCTTGCATTCATAGAAAGAGCAAACAACATTTCTGTTTGCTACGTTCCAAACAAGCATCCGCATCCTTACGAAATTTTAGATTCTACACTTAAAAAAACGGCCCTCAGAAACCAAAACGTCTTTGAGAGCCAAAATGACTTATATATTAAAAACTGTAGAAACTACTTCCGCTTTGATTTATAG